A portion of the Vanessa atalanta chromosome 14, ilVanAtal1.2, whole genome shotgun sequence genome contains these proteins:
- the LOC125068917 gene encoding probable tubulin polyglutamylase ttll-15: MDKIKMKEEQYREDNKQLLDRNENIPEKNNEKENVTKVYKYKGILTRNDTNTNIFFVICIIGLSSAILLEIINVQNRKENIYKDHETNRRRYWVYSAYNDVENKNGLLKHVHLVLERIGYEKATNKTPWSLLWSHDYPFRVLYPNLHRLKTNQKVNHFPGTGFITNKVDLATSVSKFIPKAFKIPKNTKEFLSYASENRNAVFLEKHNQHRGVYLKNVTAIDLLSGESFVQEYIQKPFLVDGHKFDIGVYVVLTSVDPLRVYWYKGDVLFRYCPAKYYPFDPKNLDKYVIGDDYLPTWEVPSLAHPYTALGFSMKEAFDHYAMSKGKNVTRMWEEVQEAITEVFLKKEHYIIEALKNYPSKDNFFEMMRFDLVLDEDFKVYLLEANMSPNLSSAHYPPNQLLYEQVLYNLFSLVGVANFVNNNNAEANMISSQKNIAVYSHECSTICKDNCEASDICRLCKPCLEPKLKTSLLNAHREYLHKGDFRRLFPPPTMPNSNNLERIKNTNRMNKLQYLWFQGKCNNDITWCL, from the exons atggataaaattaaaatgaaagagGAACAATATAGGGAggat aataaacaattattagatCGGAACGAGAATATACcagaaaaaaataacgaaaaggAAAACGTCACGAAAGTATACAAGTATAAAGGAATACTGACAAGAAATGACacaaatacgaatatattttttgtgatatgTATAATAGGTCTATCTTCAGCGATACTATTAGAGATAATAAACGTACAAAATAGaaaggaaaatatttacaaagatcaTGAAACGAACAGAAGGCGATATTGGGTGTATTCTGCCTATAATgatgtagaaaataaaaatggattacTGAAACACGTTCATTTAGTTCTAGAGAGAATTGGTTATGAGAAAGCTACCAATAAAACTCCTTGGTCACTACTATGGTCTCACGATTACCCTTTCAGAGTTCTATATCCAAATTTgcacagattaaaaacaaatcagaAAGTGAATCATTTTCCAGGCACGGGATTCATAACAAACAAGGTTGATTTAGCGACATCGGTTTCCAAATTTATTCCAAAAGCGTTCAAGATTCCAAAAAATACCAAAGAATTTTTAAGTTACGCGAGTGAAAATAGGAATGCAGTGTTTTTGGAAAAGCACAATCAACATCGAGGTGTATATTTAAAGAACGTGACTGCAATTGATTTATTGAGTGGTGAAAGTTTCGTTCAGGAGTACATACAAAAACCTTTCTTGGTGGACGGACACAAGTTCGACATTGGCGTTTATGTGGTACTGACTTCTGTTGATCCTTTGAGAGTGTATTGGTACAAAGGGGATGTACTGTTCAG atACTGTCCGGCAAAATATTACCCCTTCGATCCAAAAAACCTTGACAAGTACGTGATTGGAGATGATTATCTACCTACATGGGAGGTGCCGTCCTTAGCACATCCGTACACTGCTCTGGGATTCAGTATGAAGGAAGCTTTCGACCATTATGCCATGTCTAAg GGTAAGAACGTAACAAGAATGTGGGAGGAGGTACAGGAAGCTATAACAGAAGTATTTTTGAAAAAGGAACACTATATTATTGAGGCA TTGAAAAACTACCCGTCAAAAGACAACTTTTTCGAAATGATGCGTTTCGATCTCGTTTTAGACGAAGATTTTAAAGTGTATCTGTTGGAAGCCAACATGTCTCCTAATTTAAGTTCAGCTCACTATCCTCCGAACCAGCTTCTATACGAACAAGTCCTGTACAACCTGTTTAGTCTTGTTGGAGTtgcaaattttgtaaataa TAACAATGCAGAGGCGAACATGATATCATCGCAAAAAAATATAGCAGTTTACAGCCACGAATGCAGTACGATATGCAAGGACAATTGCGAGGCGTCAGATATTTGCAGACTATGTAAACCATGCCTAGAACCTAAGCTAAAAACAAGTTTACTGAACGCACACAGAGAATACCTGCACAAAGGAGATTTTAGAAGACTATTCCCGCCTCCAACG atgcCAAATTCAAACAACTTAGAacgaataaaaaacacaaatcgAATGAACAAATTACAGTATTTATGGTTTCAAGGAAAATGCAATAACGACATCACTTGGTGcttgtaa